The Coprobacillus cateniformis DNA window TCAATTTAAATAAGTTTTAAATGATTATTTTGCCATATTGACTAAAAATATGGCATTTTTTCTTTCAAGAAAAAAAGAGATACTTTTATGTGAACTCCAAAAGTTGAACTATCAACTGAAAGGGTCAGTTCATTCATTATCTCTTTTTTGATATAATCCTGTATATAATTACTCTCTATTCAATACTTTTTAATGATTCAACCATATCAACCTTATTTAAAACATGACGCATTGTTAAATTAATTAACATTGTAAATCCTAAAGTTATAAAAACAGCGATAACATAACTTGATAAAGTTAAATTTCTCACAAACATTGTCATATCCAATTCAACAGTACGAATAATAAATTGATGTAAAGCAAAACCAAAAATCATTCCTACCAAAGATCCGATAACAGATAAAAGGATATTTTCTCTAAATATATAATCGTAAACCTCTTTTCTTCTAAAACCTAAAACTTTAATTGTTGCGATTTCACTCTTACGTTCTTGAATATTAATATTCGTCAAATTATATAAAACAATAAAATTTAACGCCCCTGCACAAATAATAAGAATCGCAATAACAATATCTAAACTCTGAACCTGATTATCGAATTCACTACCACTACTATCAATATAAGAGAGATTCCCATAGTGATGATCCTGCATATAATTTTCAAGGCTGGTTTTATTAGATTGCGTCATCTTCTTCATTGTCATAAAAGCGTGATTAATTTTCAAATGTGACGATGTTAAGTTCTCATATAATGTCTGAGACATATAAACGTAATTCATAAAATAGTTTTCCATAATACCAGAAACCTTTACATTATATTTCGTTCCTGATATTTCTATATCTATATTATCATTCACGTCAACACCTAACAGTTCAGCAGTTTTAATAGACAACACAATTCCATCATCTGATAAAGCAATTTTTTTATTCGTTTTCATATCATTGAAAGTTATAAAATTCTGAATATTATCCATGGATTGGTAAACCACCATACTCGCATACAAATCTTCCTTATTTTTCATCACCTGTACACTTTGATTCAATACATATTCTACGTTGCTAACTTCATCTCTTTTTAATAAATTCTCCTGATATGTCTTTGCATCTGTTATACTCACTTCTTTTTCCAAACGCACTTGCGCATCATAGTTTAATATCTTTTCATATTGTCTATCTACAACTTCTGATACTGAGTATTTAATTCCAAAACCAGTAATTATTAAGGCTGTACATCCAGCAATTCCAATAACAGACATAAAGAAACGTTTTTTATACCTAAAGATATTTCGCATTGTAACTTTTTGATTGAAAGAGAGTCGTTTCCAAATCATATCCATTTTTTCCAGAAAAATTCTTTTACCAAGTTTTGGAGCCTTTGGTCTCATTAATACGGCTGGCATTAAATTTAATTCACTCATACAAACCGAAAGTGTTGCTATCATTGTTACAAAAACAGAAATAAAGACTGTTTGAAAAGCAATCATATAAGTTGATGAAATGAAAGTTGGTGCATCTATTTGAAACAACATCAAACTATATAAATAATAAATGATTCTTGGGAAAAACTGTGTTCCTAAAACAATTCCTAGAACACATGCAAAGAACGTTGCAAAGATCACATAAACAATATACTGTTTAATAACATCCCATTTAGAATATCCTAAAGCACGTAAGGTTCCACTTTGACTTCTTTGTTCCTCAACCATTCTTGTCATTGTTGTCAAAGAGACAAGAGCTGAAACCAAGAAAAACATTAATGGAAATATATCAGCAATAGACGATATAGAATCTACATTAGAATCATAATTCACCAAACCAGCATTTTCATGCCTTGTTAATGTATAGAGTTTTCCTTTTGGAATTTGATTAACTTGTTCCTTAGCATCTTGAATCTGTAAATCTGCCTGATTTAATTTTTCTTTTGCCTGATCTAACTGATTGCGTGTTTTAAGTTCTTGTAAAGTTAATTTGTTTTCCTGCTGTTGTATTTGTAACTTTGCCTTTTGAATTTGTAAGTCTGCCTCATTTAATTTTGAAAATCCATCTAATGCAGATGATGTTGAATCCAACAGTGTTCTAATAGATGCAATATCATCTAATATTTTTTGTACCTCTGGAGGTGTTTCAGTTAATGGATTATCTTTATATTTTTCTAATTGTGCTTTCAATATTTCTAGATCTTTTTTGAGTTCTTGAGATGTTTCTTCAATTGTACCAATCATATCTTTGGTTTGTTGATTGGCTTGTGATTGTGCTTTAAGATAATCAGTCTCTTTTTCAGCTAATGCCATTTTTGCATTCGTTAATTGAATTTTTGCTTCTAAAATTTGTGTTTCAAAAGTCGTCTTTGAATCAGAATATGTTTTAAAACCTTTATCATATTCAGTTTGAGCTTCATCTAATTTCTTTTTTGCATCTGCTGACAAAGATTCATACAAGTCGCTTAAACGAAGTGATAGAGCACTTTTCACTTTTGTATTCACATTTTCAATATAATCATCATATTCCTCACTAAAAAGATTATAATCACTTGCACCATCAACAGCAATAGATATCTGATTATACAGCACCTTTTCATCACGCAAATCATACAAATCTTTAGGCAAAGCAAAAAAAGCATTATCTTGATTTAAAATTTCAATATATCCTAAGTTTGTTCCATCTCCTAATGTATTTGTTCCACGATCTGTCTTTGCAACATATCTTACATCCTTCACAATTCCGACCACTTCAAAAGTCTTTTTCCCTTGATCATTAGAGATTTCAATTTTATCACCAATTTGCGTTCCTGCTTTAGCAATTTCTACATCAATTAAACATTCATCACTTTTGCTAGGATATTTTCCATCATTTAAGATAGGCTGATTCAGCATCTCATCATTATACGTTTCACTCGTATAAACTTTGACACCTGACAATTTATTGTTCATCATCGTTAATGCATCAAATTGATATCCATATTCAATACGAGATATGCCTTTTAAATCTTTAACTTCATTTATATCATCTTGACTAAAGCCCAAAGTTGATAAATATGTTAAATCACAAAAACGATACTCATCTAAATAAGCATCCATTGTCTTCATCATGGTCCCTGGTGTATTTCTTAACCCTGCAAAAAAGGCGGCACCTAGAAATACAATAGAAAAAATTGAAAGAAATCTAGCTTTGGACTTAAAAATAGATTTCCATAAATTTTTCCAATACGCTGTTTTCTTTTGCTTTACCATTCGATTTGCTCTATTGGTTGAGGATTTTGATTCATCTCAACACTATAAACCTTTCCATTTCTCAAATGAATCACACGGTCTGCCATTGGTGCCAAAGCAGAATTGTGAGTAATAACAACCACTGTCATCTGATATGTTTCACACATCTCACGCAATAATCCTAAGATAGCTTTTCCAGTCTGATAATCCAACGCTCCTGTTGGTTCATCACATAATAACAGTTTGGGATTTTTAGCAATGGCTCTTGCAATCGCTACACGCTGCTGTTCCCCACCAGAGAGTTGTGCAGGGAAGTTAGACAAACGGCTATCAAGTCCAACCCTTTCTAAGACATTCCTTGCATCTAAAGGATTTTGGCAAATTTGTGTAGCCAACTCAACATTTTCTAATGCTGTTAAATTTTGTACAAGATTATAAAACTGAAAAACAAAACCTATATCATTACGACGGTATTCTGTAAGTTTTTTTTCATCATATAAAGCAATGTTTTCACCATCAACCAAAATAGAACCACTGGTTGGCGAATCCATCCCTCCAAGTAAATTTAAAATAGTCGTTTTCCCTGCTCCTGAGGCCCCAACAATAACAACAAACTCCCCTTTATTGACTTCAAAATTAACACCATCACTAGCATTAATCGTTATATCACCCATTGTATAGCTTTTTATAATATTTTTAAATTCTATCAAAGCACACATTTTTCTTACCTTCCTTTGCTGTATCTGTTAATATAATTATAGTAACACATTTTGAAATAAAAAAACATATGGAGGTTGAATATGAGTCAAATATTAATTATTTCAGATTCACACTATTTACGAAAGAATGAACTTCATCAATTTTTTAAACAATTTCCACACTGTAGCACGATTATTCATTGTGGCGATATTTATCCTGGATATCAGCCTGATGAATTTGACAACTTCTATATTTGCAAAGGAAATAATGATTATGTCAATCTGCCACGAATATTAAGTTTTACAATTGACCATGTTCGTTTTACTATAACTCATGGGCATATTAAAAACTATGCATATCAACCAGATTCATTATTAGAATTATTAAATGATTATCCTGCTGATGTCATTTGCTTTGGTCATACCCATATTCCATATTTTCAAAAAACCAAGGACTGTATAATTATCAATCCTGGAAGTTTAGCATTGGGCAGAAGTTACCCAAGGCAAAACACCTATGCTTTATTTGATACCGAGACCAAAGATATTCATTTCTATGATATGAAAACAAAAGATGAAATTATTTTAGAAAATAGACAGTTATAAAAAAAGATGGATTATCCAGTTGCGAAGCAACATATCCATCTTTTCATATTCCCAATCATTCATTTCTATTATTTTTCAACTAAATAATCAAATTTCTCTATTTTATCAGTTTCAGCAATCATTAGGAAATGGTCTTCATTTTGAATTAAATAACTTGGATCAATTGATAACAGTAACTTATGTGTTTTCATATCTCTTAATCCTAGAATATTAATACCGTAATTTTTTCTTAAGTCAAGACCATTTAAAGAATGCCCAACCCAGGCAAGTGGAACCTTCATTTCGACAATACTATAGCTTTCATCAATTTCCACAAGATCAGTAATATTCTTTCTCAACATTGATCTAGCAACTCTTTCACCCATTTCCTTTTCAGGGCGTACAACACGATCAGCACCGATTTTTTCTAATACGACTTTAAATTGCTTATTTTTTGCTTTGGCAATAATATGAGGAACACCTATTTCCTTTAAGTTCAATACACCTAAAAGACTTTCCTCAAGATGAT harbors:
- a CDS encoding FtsX-like permease family protein, producing MMKTMDAYLDEYRFCDLTYLSTLGFSQDDINEVKDLKGISRIEYGYQFDALTMMNNKLSGVKVYTSETYNDEMLNQPILNDGKYPSKSDECLIDVEIAKAGTQIGDKIEISNDQGKKTFEVVGIVKDVRYVAKTDRGTNTLGDGTNLGYIEILNQDNAFFALPKDLYDLRDEKVLYNQISIAVDGASDYNLFSEEYDDYIENVNTKVKSALSLRLSDLYESLSADAKKKLDEAQTEYDKGFKTYSDSKTTFETQILEAKIQLTNAKMALAEKETDYLKAQSQANQQTKDMIGTIEETSQELKKDLEILKAQLEKYKDNPLTETPPEVQKILDDIASIRTLLDSTSSALDGFSKLNEADLQIQKAKLQIQQQENKLTLQELKTRNQLDQAKEKLNQADLQIQDAKEQVNQIPKGKLYTLTRHENAGLVNYDSNVDSISSIADIFPLMFFLVSALVSLTTMTRMVEEQRSQSGTLRALGYSKWDVIKQYIVYVIFATFFACVLGIVLGTQFFPRIIYYLYSLMLFQIDAPTFISSTYMIAFQTVFISVFVTMIATLSVCMSELNLMPAVLMRPKAPKLGKRIFLEKMDMIWKRLSFNQKVTMRNIFRYKKRFFMSVIGIAGCTALIITGFGIKYSVSEVVDRQYEKILNYDAQVRLEKEVSITDAKTYQENLLKRDEVSNVEYVLNQSVQVMKNKEDLYASMVVYQSMDNIQNFITFNDMKTNKKIALSDDGIVLSIKTAELLGVDVNDNIDIEISGTKYNVKVSGIMENYFMNYVYMSQTLYENLTSSHLKINHAFMTMKKMTQSNKTSLENYMQDHHYGNLSYIDSSGSEFDNQVQSLDIVIAILIICAGALNFIVLYNLTNINIQERKSEIATIKVLGFRRKEVYDYIFRENILLSVIGSLVGMIFGFALHQFIIRTVELDMTMFVRNLTLSSYVIAVFITLGFTMLINLTMRHVLNKVDMVESLKSIE
- a CDS encoding ABC transporter ATP-binding protein encodes the protein MCALIEFKNIIKSYTMGDITINASDGVNFEVNKGEFVVIVGASGAGKTTILNLLGGMDSPTSGSILVDGENIALYDEKKLTEYRRNDIGFVFQFYNLVQNLTALENVELATQICQNPLDARNVLERVGLDSRLSNFPAQLSGGEQQRVAIARAIAKNPKLLLCDEPTGALDYQTGKAILGLLREMCETYQMTVVVITHNSALAPMADRVIHLRNGKVYSVEMNQNPQPIEQIEW
- a CDS encoding metallophosphoesterase family protein, which encodes MSQILIISDSHYLRKNELHQFFKQFPHCSTIIHCGDIYPGYQPDEFDNFYICKGNNDYVNLPRILSFTIDHVRFTITHGHIKNYAYQPDSLLELLNDYPADVICFGHTHIPYFQKTKDCIIINPGSLALGRSYPRQNTYALFDTETKDIHFYDMKTKDEIILENRQL
- a CDS encoding potassium channel family protein, with product MQSKQYVVLGLGVFGSTITKTLSQFGCEVLAIDKDPECVQRVSEFATKAVIGDITDRQFLIDLGVEEFDVGVVAIGNHLEESLLGVLNLKEIGVPHIIAKAKNKQFKVVLEKIGADRVVRPEKEMGERVARSMLRKNITDLVEIDESYSIVEMKVPLAWVGHSLNGLDLRKNYGINILGLRDMKTHKLLLSIDPSYLIQNEDHFLMIAETDKIEKFDYLVEK